In Peromyscus leucopus breed LL Stock chromosome 16_21, UCI_PerLeu_2.1, whole genome shotgun sequence, a single genomic region encodes these proteins:
- the LOC114707457 gene encoding mitochondrial import receptor subunit TOM20 homolog, which translates to MVGRNSAIDAGVCGALFIGYCIYFDRKRRSDPNFKNRLRERRKKQKLAKERAGLSKLPDLKDAEAVQKVFLEEIQLGEELLAQGEYEKGVDHLTNAIAVCGQPQQLLQVLQQTLPPPGFQMLLTKLPTISQRIVSAQSLAEDDVE; encoded by the coding sequence ATGGTGGGCCGGAACAGTGCCATCGACGCGGGCGTGTGCGGTGCCCTCTTCATCGGGTACTGCATCTACTTTGACCGCAAAAGGCGGAGTGACCCCAACTTCAAGAACAGGCTTCGAGAacgaagaaagaaacagaagcttGCTAAGGAGAGAGCTGGGCTTTCCAAGTTACCTGACTTAAAAGATGCTGAagctgttcagaaagtcttccttGAAGAGATACAGCTTGGTGAAGAGTTATTAGCACAAGGTGAATACGAGAAGGGTGTGGACCACCTGACAAATGCAATCGCTGTGTGTGGACAGCCTCAGCAGCTGCTGCAAGTGTTACAGCAAACTCTTCCACCACCAGGGTTCCAGATGCTTCTGACCAAGCTTCCCACCATTAGTCAGAGAATTGTAAGTGCTCAGAGCTTGGCTGAAGATGATGTGGAGTGA